In the Armatimonas rosea genome, GTGGCATCCTTGCGACACTTGTCCATGAACTCGCGTACCATCGCATCATTGGTACCCGTGTTACTAACCCTCCGCTCCAGCTCCGAGCCCTCGAAATCAATATCGCCGAGATCTACCCCTTGCTGCTGGAGCTGCTCCAGCACCTCCGGCGGCAGTGCCCCCGCCTTGATCCCCGTGATCTGGAACTTCGTCTTCGCCTCAAGCACCCGGTAGTTGACCAGATAGCCCTCCTCGACTGCTTTGCCGAAGGGGTAGTGGAACGTCGGCAGGCCATCTGGGCAGTTGAACAGCTCGAAGGTGTTGTGGTCTATAAAGTCCGTTGGGGTCGCTGTCAGCCCTAGCTGTACGGCATCGAAGTGCTCAAAGAGAACTCGGTAGCGGTTGTAGATCGAGCGGTGGCTCTCATCCGCGATAATCAGATCGTAGTAACCCGTGGAGAGGCTCTGGTAGACCTGCATCATACTGGGATAGGTGGTCACATGGATACGCGCATCGGGGTCAACGGTACCGCCCTCAATCCGTGTCCGTGGCTCGTGGGGTAGGTATTCCTTAAAGGTTCCCAGCGCCTGACGCCCCAGTGAGCGACGATCCACCAAAAACAAAACCCGCTGTGCCCAGCGTGCCCGCAGAAGCACATCCACAATCGCCGCGGCCACACGTGTCTTGCCCGTGCCCGTCGCCATCACCAGCAAACACCGGCGCTGCCCACTCTCCAGCGCCTCGGTCACACGCTTCACTGCTTCCACCTGATAGGGCCGCCGGTAGCCCGCAATCGAAGTGGAGATGAAAACACCAGCAAGTGGCTGTTGGTACTGTCGCAGGAAACGCAGCCGCTGCAAGTCCTCCCGCGTGTGAAACCCGGATACGAGTCGGGGCGGTGAGTGTGGCCAGTCCCAGAACCAGATCTCCCGCCCATTGGTCAGGTAGAGAAACGGAACTATACCAAAGCGCTGCTGGGTGAGCTCAGCATACTCCCGCACCTGCTGTTGCCCCGCAATCGCATCGCGGCTAGAGCGCTTCGCCTCCACAATCGCCAGCGGCTGCTCCTTGTCATCTAAGAGCACATAGTCCGCAAAGCCACGTGTCTCCAGCTCTTCCGCTGAGTCTAAACTGCCCTTCAGCAAAAATTCTGTCACCGTGTTGCGGGGTGTAAGGTGCCAGCCACTCGCCGCAAGCAAGCGGTCTATCTGGTGCTGCCGTGTCTGTGCCTCGGTCACGAGCGTGCCTCCAGCGCAGCCAGGATCGGTATGGCGACATAGACCTTCCCCCAGGAGCGCCCCGTCTTCTCGATCAGCACTCCCTCACGCTCCAGATACGCGATTACCTGCCGCGCCGTAGGATCGGAGACCTCCAGCAGCTCCTGAACACGCAATGCGGTCACATAGGGATTATCAAAGAGCGCATCCAACAGCGCCACTGCCCGTGGCTTGGAGCGCAGCTTCTCCCGCAGCTCCTCGCGCAGCGCAAACAGCTTCCCTGCCTGCACCACACCCTTCTTGGCTGTGACCGCCACACCCTCCAGAAAGTACATGAGCCAGCCCCGCCAGTCTGCGTGTGTACGTACCCGCTGGAGCGAGTCGTAGTAGCCCTGGCGGTGCGCCTCGATGTACTCCGAGAGATAGAGCAGTGGCTGGTCCAAGCGCCCCCGCTCGATCAGAAACAACGTGATGAGCAATCGCCCTACACGACCATTGCCATCCAGAAACGGGTGGATCGCCTCGAACTGCTCGTGGAGCAAAGCGCACTGAATCAGCTCGGGGAGCGTGTCGCGCTCATGGGCAAAGCGCTCCCAGTCCGAGAGGCAGTCCATCAGGTGCTCAAGGGGCGGTGGCACATAGGCAGCCGTTGCCAGCGTGCTCCCCGGAGCCCCGATCCAGTTTTGAGAGCGCCGAAACTCACCAGGCGTTGCTACATTGCCGCGCACCCCCTCCAGTAGCTTGCCATGGATCTCGCGTACCAAGCGGAGCGAAAGAGGCAGCTCTGAAAGCCGCTCTATACCGTACTCCAGCGCCGTGATGTAGTTACGCACCTCACGCAGGTCTTCCTCGACCGCCTGCCCAGGCTCTACTAGCTCATCCAGGAGCACATCGGCCACATCAGCACGTGTCCCCTCGATGCGCGACGACAGCACTGCCTCCCGCCGGACATACGGTTGGATCAGCAAGTGAGGGTTAGGAAGCGTGCGTCCCAGCCCCGCCAGCTCCGAGAGGGCAGCATCCGCCCGTGAGAGCGCCAAGACCAGCACGGGATCGTAGACCAGCTCGGGCGGCAAGGGCGCGGGTACAAAAGCCGCGTAGCCCTGCGGCGTCTGAACAACCCGCCCCGCATCATCATGAGTATAGTCTGCCGGGTCCATCTTTTAAAGAAAGATACCATGAATTTTGAAAGTGTACGACGCTTTGCAAAAAACTTGGAAAGTGCCCGAGAGGTTTTGTAGGTTCTGTAGCTTTGTGGTATAAGGAATCAGCGTAGGAAAGAGTCCTAAAAAATGGGTTCCTCCTTTCTCCAAAACTAAGGTACAAAACACACGCCGTTTTCTCTACGGGAAGGCACTTGTTGAGAAAAAATAGACCTCTCCCTTTCACGGAGGAGACCAGGGGTTCGATCCCCCTACGGGCTATACTTTTTTCTAGCAGCGCCAAACACGAAAACCACCGAGAACCGGTGGTTTTTTTGCTTATGGGCTAGGAGAAAAGAAAGTCGTCACCACTAAGACGACGGGCGGGGCGGTAAAGAGAAGGCTGTCGAAGCGGTCTAGGACACCGCCGTGGCCGGGGAGGAGTGCCCCGAAGTCCTTGATGCCGATCTCGCGCTTGAGCCCGGACTTGAAGAGGTCTCCCAAGGGGCCGAGGAGGCCGGCGAGCGCTCCGACGATCAGGCCTAGGATCGGGG is a window encoding:
- a CDS encoding Fic family protein, which translates into the protein MDPADYTHDDAGRVVQTPQGYAAFVPAPLPPELVYDPVLVLALSRADAALSELAGLGRTLPNPHLLIQPYVRREAVLSSRIEGTRADVADVLLDELVEPGQAVEEDLREVRNYITALEYGIERLSELPLSLRLVREIHGKLLEGVRGNVATPGEFRRSQNWIGAPGSTLATAAYVPPPLEHLMDCLSDWERFAHERDTLPELIQCALLHEQFEAIHPFLDGNGRVGRLLITLFLIERGRLDQPLLYLSEYIEAHRQGYYDSLQRVRTHADWRGWLMYFLEGVAVTAKKGVVQAGKLFALREELREKLRSKPRAVALLDALFDNPYVTALRVQELLEVSDPTARQVIAYLEREGVLIEKTGRSWGKVYVAIPILAALEARS